The following are from one region of the Prionailurus bengalensis isolate Pbe53 chromosome A2, Fcat_Pben_1.1_paternal_pri, whole genome shotgun sequence genome:
- the LOC122486585 gene encoding olfactory receptor 7A17-like: MAPGNDTQISEFLLLGLSDEPELQPLIFGLFLSMYLIIVFGNLLIVLAVSSDSHLHTPMYFFLANLSFVDICFTSTVIPKMLWNIQTQSKVITYAGCITQMYFFLLFVELDIFLLTVMAYDRFVAICHPLNYMVIMNPRLCGLLVLVSWIMCALNSLLESLMVLRLSFCTVLEIPHFFCELNQMIQLACSDTFLNNMVMYSGIMLLAGGPFVGILYSYSKIVSSIRGISSAQGKYKAFSTCVSHLSVVSLFYCTGLGVYLSSAATQSSHSSATASVVYTVVTPMLNPFIYSLRNKDMKGALMRRKGN, translated from the coding sequence atggCACCAGGCAATGATACCcaaatttcagaatttcttcttctgggattatCAGATGAACCAGAATTACAGCCCCTCATATTTGGGCTTTTCCTCTCCATGTACCTGATCATTGTGTTTGGAAACCTGCTCATCGTCCTAGCTGTCAGCTCTgactcccacctccacacccccatgtacttcttcctggccaacctGTCCTTTGTGGACATCTGCTTCACCTCTACTGTCATCCCAAAGATGCTCTGGAACATCCAGACTCAGAGCAAAGTCATAACCTATGCAGGCTGCATCACACAGATGTACTTTTTCCTACTCTTTGTAGAATTAGACATCTTTCTCCTGACTGTGATGGCTTACGACCGCtttgtggccatctgtcaccccCTGAACTACATGGTCATCATGAACCCCCGGCTCTGTGGACTGCTGGTTCTGGTGTCCTGGATCATGTGTGCCCTGAATTCCTTGTTGGAAAGCTTAATGGTATTGCGGCTGTCCTTCTGTACAGTCTTGGAAATCCcccactttttctgtgaactcAATCAGATGATCCAACTTGCCTGTTCCGACACTTTTCTCAACAACATGGTGATGTATTCTGGAATTATGCTGCTGGCTGGTGGTCCCTTTGTTGGGATCCTTTACTCGTACTCTAAGATAGTTTCCTCCATCCGTGGGATCTCATCAGCTCAGGGCAAGTATAAAGCATTTTCCACCTGTGTGTCTCACCTCTCGGTTGTCTCTCTATTTTATTGTACTGGCCTGGGAGTGTACCTTAGCTCGGCTGCTACCCAGAGCTCCCACTCAAGTGCCACAGCCTCAGTGGTGTATACAGTGGTCACacccatgctgaaccccttcatctacagcctgaggaacaaaGACATGAAGGGGGCTctgatgcggagaaaggggaac